Proteins encoded within one genomic window of Haladaptatus sp. QDMS2:
- a CDS encoding CDP-alcohol phosphatidyltransferase family protein, producing the protein MMLDKLRPLADRALSPFVTAAARMGLTPDGMSVVAFVLAIAAGVAYYLAGQTPIYYLVGAVLVFLNGWLDLLDGALARKLNVASRAGDLLDHVLDRYADILVIAGLMAGIEQYALGFAAITGVLMTSYLGTQAQAVGLDRVYGGLVGRADRLAIIGIVTVVAAFTQVQVADLSLIGALLAFFAVIGHITALQRFYYSMRALA; encoded by the coding sequence ATAATGCTCGACAAACTCAGACCGCTCGCCGACCGCGCGCTCTCGCCCTTCGTGACCGCTGCCGCCCGTATGGGCCTCACGCCCGACGGGATGAGCGTCGTCGCGTTCGTCCTCGCCATCGCCGCCGGTGTCGCCTACTACCTCGCCGGGCAGACACCAATCTACTACCTCGTCGGGGCCGTCCTCGTCTTCCTGAACGGGTGGCTCGACCTACTCGACGGCGCGCTCGCTCGCAAACTGAACGTCGCCTCTCGCGCCGGTGACCTGCTCGACCACGTCCTCGACCGCTACGCGGACATCCTCGTCATCGCCGGCTTGATGGCGGGTATCGAACAGTACGCCCTCGGCTTCGCGGCCATCACGGGCGTGCTCATGACCTCGTACCTCGGGACGCAGGCGCAGGCCGTCGGCCTAGACCGCGTCTACGGTGGTCTCGTCGGACGTGCCGACCGATTAGCCATCATCGGCATCGTGACCGTCGTCGCCGCGTTCACGCAGGTGCAGGTCGCGGACCTCTCGCTCATCGGGGCGCTGCTCGCGTTCTTCGCGGTCATCGGGCACATCACGGCTCTCCAGCGATTTTATTACTCGATGCGCGCGCTGGCCTAA
- a CDS encoding adenylate kinase family protein, translating to MRVVVTGTPGTGKTTATDLLDTDLDVVHLNDVIREEDGLYSEVDEERDSLVADLDAVREWLGDRDDVLVDSHLAHHLDADKVVVLRCRPDLLEQRLRDRGEPNAKARENAESEALDVILSEAVSAHGLDAVYEIDTTDRRPEAVAADIEAVIAGDREPSAGAVSFIDYL from the coding sequence GTGAGAGTCGTCGTCACCGGCACGCCCGGAACCGGCAAGACGACGGCGACGGACCTGCTCGACACGGACCTCGACGTCGTCCACCTGAACGACGTGATTCGCGAGGAGGACGGTCTCTACTCGGAGGTCGACGAAGAACGCGACAGCCTCGTCGCCGACTTAGACGCCGTTCGCGAGTGGCTGGGCGACCGCGACGACGTGCTGGTCGATTCCCACCTGGCACACCACCTGGACGCCGACAAAGTCGTCGTGCTTCGCTGTCGGCCCGACCTGCTCGAACAGCGCCTGCGCGACCGCGGCGAACCGAACGCGAAGGCCCGCGAGAACGCAGAGAGCGAAGCCCTCGACGTGATTCTCTCGGAGGCCGTCTCCGCCCACGGTCTCGACGCAGTGTACGAAATCGACACCACCGACCGACGACCCGAGGCGGTCGCCGCCGACATCGAAGCGGTCATCGCGGGCGACCGCGAGCCGTCCGCGGGTGCGGTCTCCTTCATCGACTACCTATAA
- a CDS encoding gluconate 2-dehydrogenase subunit 3 family protein, which produces MELTRRDAIAALAGVGLAAGGGAALLASGDEELDTSLEESTETMVAVAEILYPSGVTGIEEFVKTYAMGRVADREAYRDELERACADLNETAMAWYDAQFAELDMETRIALLTEMGIPEAEASNDPKETTARRLRYYVWNELQYALYTSPTGGKLVGIENPQGYPGGLTYAEHP; this is translated from the coding sequence ATGGAACTGACGCGTCGAGACGCGATTGCCGCGCTAGCCGGTGTCGGCCTCGCCGCCGGGGGCGGGGCGGCTCTCCTCGCGAGCGGTGACGAGGAACTCGACACGTCGCTCGAAGAATCGACCGAGACGATGGTCGCTGTGGCCGAGATACTCTATCCGTCCGGGGTGACAGGTATCGAGGAGTTCGTCAAGACCTACGCGATGGGGCGGGTTGCAGACCGCGAGGCCTACCGCGACGAACTCGAACGCGCCTGTGCGGACCTGAACGAGACGGCGATGGCATGGTACGACGCTCAATTTGCCGAGTTGGACATGGAGACGAGAATCGCGCTGTTGACCGAGATGGGCATCCCCGAGGCGGAGGCGAGTAACGACCCAAAGGAAACCACGGCGAGACGCCTACGATACTACGTTTGGAACGAACTCCAGTATGCCCTCTACACCTCGCCGACCGGCGGGAAACTCGTCGGCATCGAAAATCCACAGGGCTACCCCGGCGGCCTGACGTACGCAGAGCACCCATGA
- a CDS encoding isocitrate/isopropylmalate dehydrogenase family protein, producing the protein MTEKIAVIPGDGIGQEVTPAAVDVLDALDLGFEFVKGDAGDAVKAETGEALPEATRQLAAAADATLFGAAGETAADVILPLRGVVQSFANVRPATAYPGIEALKPETDLVFIRENTEGVYKGIESEVAPGVRTLTRVITEDASRNIAEFGFDYAEQNGYDKVTIAHKANVMRQTDGLFLKTAKQVGDERGVDYDTALMDALAMHLILRPEEYGVVICPNLAGDMLSDLSAGLVGGLGLLPSANVGPENALFEPVHGSAPDIAGQGIANPTATILSGAMLLDHLGYGEEARRVRSAVESILESGPHTPDLGGDASTEDVTAAIVERL; encoded by the coding sequence ATGACTGAGAAAATCGCCGTGATTCCGGGCGACGGAATCGGCCAGGAAGTCACCCCCGCAGCCGTGGACGTCCTTGACGCGCTCGACCTCGGTTTCGAGTTCGTGAAGGGCGACGCGGGCGACGCCGTGAAAGCAGAAACCGGCGAAGCACTTCCAGAAGCGACGCGGCAACTCGCCGCAGCGGCAGACGCCACGCTGTTCGGCGCAGCGGGCGAAACGGCCGCGGACGTGATTCTCCCGCTTCGCGGCGTCGTCCAATCGTTCGCAAACGTCCGTCCGGCGACGGCGTACCCCGGCATCGAGGCGCTCAAGCCGGAGACTGATCTCGTGTTCATCCGCGAGAACACGGAGGGTGTCTACAAGGGCATCGAGTCAGAAGTCGCTCCCGGCGTTCGGACGCTCACCCGCGTCATCACCGAGGACGCCTCGCGGAACATCGCAGAATTCGGCTTCGACTACGCCGAACAGAACGGCTACGACAAGGTCACCATCGCCCACAAGGCGAACGTGATGCGCCAGACCGATGGCCTGTTCCTCAAGACGGCGAAGCAGGTGGGAGACGAGCGCGGCGTGGACTACGACACCGCGCTCATGGACGCGCTGGCGATGCACCTCATCCTCCGCCCGGAGGAGTACGGCGTCGTCATCTGCCCGAATCTGGCAGGCGACATGCTCTCTGACCTCTCTGCTGGCCTCGTCGGCGGCCTCGGCTTGCTCCCGAGTGCCAACGTCGGGCCGGAGAACGCGCTGTTCGAACCGGTTCACGGGAGCGCCCCGGACATCGCCGGTCAGGGTATCGCGAACCCGACGGCGACGATTCTCTCGGGTGCGATGTTGCTAGACCACCTCGGCTACGGCGAAGAGGCGCGACGGGTGCGCAGTGCCGTCGAATCGATACTCGAATCCGGCCCGCACACGCCGGACCTCGGCGGCGATGCGTCCACGGAGGACGTGACGGCGGCCATCGTCGAACGCCTCTGA
- the leuD gene encoding 3-isopropylmalate dehydratase small subunit, whose translation MTDVPSVKFVSGTGIPVRGNDIDTDQIIPARFMKVVTFEGLGEFAFFDQRFDEHDDQKDHPFNETQYQGASVLVVNSNFGCGSSREHAPQALMRWGIDAIVGESFAEIFAGNCLALGIPTVTADHETVAEIQNWVEANPDEQLDVDVAAETVTYGDETVSVTVDDAQRQALVEGEWDTTALLKSNATAVAETANALPYMESDD comes from the coding sequence ATGACCGACGTGCCGAGCGTCAAGTTCGTCTCCGGGACGGGGATTCCCGTTCGCGGTAACGACATCGACACCGACCAAATCATCCCGGCGCGGTTCATGAAGGTGGTCACCTTCGAAGGGCTCGGAGAGTTCGCGTTCTTCGACCAGCGATTCGACGAACACGACGACCAGAAAGACCACCCGTTCAACGAGACGCAGTATCAGGGCGCGTCCGTCCTGGTCGTGAACAGCAACTTCGGCTGTGGGTCCTCTCGCGAACACGCCCCGCAAGCGCTCATGCGCTGGGGCATCGACGCCATCGTCGGCGAATCGTTCGCCGAGATTTTCGCGGGTAACTGCCTCGCACTCGGGATTCCAACCGTGACCGCAGACCACGAGACGGTCGCCGAGATTCAAAACTGGGTCGAGGCGAACCCCGACGAGCAACTCGACGTGGACGTGGCCGCAGAAACCGTCACCTACGGCGACGAGACGGTCTCCGTGACCGTAGACGACGCCCAGCGCCAGGCCCTCGTCGAGGGCGAGTGGGACACCACTGCGTTGCTGAAATCGAATGCGACTGCCGTTGCAGAGACCGCAAACGCACTGCCGTACATGGAGAGCGATGACTGA
- a CDS encoding DoxX family protein — protein MATNTPLTGANTFESRLGGITVRSEASSLSAWFVLALRLMMGIAFLNAGIEKVLVAGWSAQGYLLNVAATNGNPLESMFLWMGQTAWFVDFLAIAVPWGEVFIGLGLIVGALTRLAAFFGAFMMLMFYFGNWSIEHGVINGDFAYMLVFLAVAAFGAGRILGLDTYLERIEIGGVPLVERYPRLQYIFG, from the coding sequence ATGGCAACTAACACTCCCCTCACCGGAGCCAACACGTTCGAAAGCCGTCTCGGTGGCATTACCGTTCGGAGCGAAGCCTCGAGCCTGAGCGCGTGGTTCGTCCTCGCGCTTCGACTCATGATGGGCATCGCGTTCCTCAATGCGGGCATCGAGAAGGTTCTCGTAGCCGGCTGGAGCGCGCAGGGCTACCTGCTCAACGTCGCGGCGACTAACGGGAACCCGCTCGAAAGCATGTTCCTCTGGATGGGCCAGACCGCCTGGTTCGTTGACTTCCTCGCCATCGCTGTCCCGTGGGGTGAAGTGTTCATCGGCCTCGGCCTCATCGTCGGCGCGCTGACCCGCCTCGCGGCGTTCTTCGGCGCGTTCATGATGCTCATGTTCTACTTCGGCAACTGGAGCATCGAACACGGCGTCATCAACGGCGACTTCGCGTACATGCTGGTCTTCCTCGCGGTGGCCGCGTTCGGTGCGGGTCGCATCCTCGGCCTCGACACATACTTAGAGCGCATCGAAATCGGCGGCGTGCCGCTGGTCGAACGCTACCCGCGCCTGCAGTACATCTTCGGCTAA
- a CDS encoding helix-turn-helix domain-containing protein — protein MVRDSWRRTGPGIQAVLDTLDDPVSRSLFQHLAEPKTVQELAAEAGVPRSTTYRKINQLEEASLVEPLVEMRMDGHHTTRYRLAFEEVTFRLDDDRELILSIVRPPQTPDERLSALWQEVRKGT, from the coding sequence ATGGTTCGGGACTCCTGGCGGCGGACGGGCCCGGGGATACAGGCCGTTCTCGACACACTCGACGACCCGGTGAGTCGATCGCTGTTCCAACACCTCGCTGAACCCAAGACCGTCCAAGAACTCGCCGCGGAGGCGGGCGTGCCCCGTTCGACGACCTATCGGAAGATAAACCAACTGGAGGAAGCCTCGCTCGTCGAGCCGCTCGTCGAGATGCGGATGGACGGTCATCACACGACGCGGTATCGCCTCGCCTTCGAGGAGGTGACGTTCCGACTGGACGACGACCGCGAGTTGATCCTCTCTATCGTGCGACCGCCACAGACGCCGGACGAGCGTCTCTCTGCGCTCTGGCAGGAGGTGCGGAAGGGAACGTGA
- a CDS encoding OsmC family peroxiredoxin, which produces MPVRSTEAVWEGTLREGSGTIKSESGHIDAPYTWKARFEEGDETNPEELLGAAHAACFAMQVAANLQRAGFDPQRMKATANVHMEKVDGAQTITKIVLDLEGEAPDVSEDEFLEAATAAKENCIISRALAAVETEMNAKLV; this is translated from the coding sequence ATGCCAGTACGTTCAACCGAGGCCGTGTGGGAGGGAACGCTCCGTGAGGGTAGTGGAACCATCAAATCCGAGTCCGGACACATCGACGCGCCGTATACCTGGAAAGCCCGGTTCGAGGAGGGCGACGAGACGAACCCAGAAGAGTTGCTCGGTGCGGCCCACGCTGCCTGCTTCGCCATGCAGGTCGCCGCGAACCTCCAGCGAGCCGGCTTCGACCCACAGCGGATGAAAGCGACCGCCAACGTCCACATGGAGAAGGTGGACGGAGCGCAAACGATTACCAAAATCGTCCTCGACCTCGAAGGGGAGGCCCCCGACGTGTCAGAAGACGAGTTCCTCGAGGCTGCTACCGCCGCGAAGGAAAACTGCATCATCTCCCGGGCGCTCGCCGCCGTCGAGACGGAGATGAACGCAAAACTCGTCTGA
- a CDS encoding GMC family oxidoreductase, with protein sequence MTEAQLPRTDVCIVGAGPAGALLADSLAEAGHEVVVLEAGPRFDPENRTRQMEQSIRPGDDDRSVWGMGGPRDAYSATGENFYPLNHSRVKGVGGSTLHWQGMVMRMPKSDFEATGPDGGRWPLDYDDLRSHYTKAERELGVAGASDNPFEPPRDEPYPMPAFAPSHSDSIFAEACEKLGIATHAVGNARNSETYDGRSACVGYGTCKPVCPSGAKYSADVTIRKAEEKGVNVVTEAPVQRLETDSSGTTVEAAVYVKDGEERRQKASQFVLAAGGVEIPRLLLLSASDQHPEGLANSSGVIGRYFMDHLFAGMGGRLPAKKTRQNHVGFNTTESHQFYDTDDDVGPIKLEFLNYAGPSPVELAMHSAEFGDDLLDSLRSAYGHDLGIGALVGQPPRKENYVGLDTSKTDDHGNPVPDVHWRIGEAERRTLARANEIQRAIFDELGVDVGWVVGPDNTGPAYHHMGTTRMGANPETSVVDSRLRTHDVSNLTIASSSVFVTSGAMNPTLTIAALALRAADFVDESLKQE encoded by the coding sequence ATGACCGAGGCCCAGCTTCCCCGAACGGACGTCTGCATCGTCGGGGCTGGACCCGCCGGTGCGCTGCTTGCAGATTCGCTCGCGGAGGCGGGCCACGAGGTGGTCGTCCTCGAAGCAGGCCCGCGGTTCGACCCCGAAAACCGAACCAGGCAGATGGAGCAGTCGATTCGGCCCGGTGACGACGACCGCTCGGTATGGGGGATGGGCGGCCCGCGTGACGCCTATTCAGCCACCGGCGAAAACTTCTACCCACTCAATCACTCCCGAGTGAAGGGCGTCGGCGGGAGCACGCTCCACTGGCAGGGAATGGTGATGCGGATGCCCAAATCCGACTTCGAGGCGACCGGTCCCGACGGGGGGCGCTGGCCCCTCGATTACGACGACTTGCGATCGCACTACACGAAAGCGGAACGCGAACTCGGCGTCGCGGGAGCCTCGGATAATCCGTTCGAACCGCCGCGCGACGAACCCTACCCGATGCCAGCATTCGCGCCGTCGCACTCCGATTCGATTTTCGCAGAAGCGTGTGAGAAACTCGGCATCGCCACCCACGCCGTCGGCAACGCCCGGAACTCGGAGACCTACGACGGACGCTCTGCCTGTGTCGGGTACGGCACCTGCAAGCCGGTGTGTCCCTCCGGCGCGAAGTATTCAGCGGACGTGACCATCCGAAAGGCCGAGGAAAAGGGGGTCAACGTCGTCACGGAGGCCCCTGTTCAGCGCCTCGAAACTGACAGCTCGGGGACCACCGTCGAGGCAGCCGTCTACGTCAAAGACGGCGAGGAGCGAAGGCAAAAGGCAAGCCAGTTCGTCCTCGCGGCCGGCGGCGTCGAGATTCCCCGGCTGCTCCTGCTCTCTGCGTCCGACCAGCACCCGGAGGGCCTCGCCAATTCGAGCGGCGTGATCGGGCGCTACTTCATGGACCACCTCTTCGCGGGGATGGGTGGTCGCCTCCCGGCCAAGAAAACCCGGCAGAACCACGTCGGCTTCAATACGACCGAGAGCCACCAGTTCTACGACACCGACGACGACGTCGGTCCGATAAAACTCGAATTCCTGAACTACGCCGGCCCCTCGCCGGTCGAATTGGCGATGCACTCGGCAGAGTTCGGCGACGACCTGCTCGATTCACTCCGGTCGGCCTACGGGCACGACCTCGGCATCGGTGCCCTCGTCGGGCAGCCACCTCGCAAGGAGAACTACGTCGGCCTCGACACCTCGAAGACCGACGACCACGGCAACCCCGTCCCGGACGTGCATTGGCGCATCGGCGAGGCAGAGCGCCGAACCCTCGCCCGTGCCAACGAAATTCAACGCGCCATTTTCGACGAACTCGGCGTGGACGTGGGCTGGGTCGTCGGCCCGGACAACACCGGCCCGGCCTACCATCACATGGGTACGACCCGAATGGGCGCAAACCCCGAAACGAGCGTCGTCGATTCGCGCCTGCGAACCCACGACGTGTCGAATCTCACCATCGCGTCGAGCAGCGTGTTCGTGACCTCAGGGGCGATGAATCCGACGCTCACAATCGCGGCGCTCGCGCTCCGAGCGGCGGACTTCGTAGACGAATCGCTAAAACAGGAATGA
- a CDS encoding DUF5799 family protein, with the protein MSERPWRDRIVGARMTVDNLFADRIAEAQLTRQEWGLIMMAVELEIEHPEDPDQARLVANTEKLPDIVPELDNIRQQMEGGMGGPPQKKQSGGMMKSVKSALGLGSNEPDVDEAEIRNAERLAQEYADMLQKHLQENGRWDDVRRVAAEQD; encoded by the coding sequence ATGTCAGAGCGCCCGTGGAGAGACCGAATCGTCGGCGCACGCATGACGGTCGATAACTTGTTCGCAGACCGCATCGCAGAGGCACAACTCACCCGCCAGGAGTGGGGCCTCATCATGATGGCCGTGGAACTCGAAATCGAGCATCCAGAGGATCCAGACCAGGCGCGACTCGTCGCCAATACCGAGAAACTCCCGGACATCGTCCCCGAACTCGATAACATCCGCCAGCAGATGGAAGGCGGCATGGGCGGGCCACCGCAGAAAAAGCAATCCGGGGGGATGATGAAGTCGGTCAAAAGCGCGCTCGGACTCGGCAGCAACGAGCCTGACGTGGACGAAGCCGAAATTCGTAACGCAGAGCGGCTCGCTCAGGAGTACGCAGACATGCTCCAGAAACACTTACAGGAGAACGGGCGCTGGGACGACGTTCGGCGGGTCGCCGCAGAACAGGACTAG
- a CDS encoding metal-dependent hydrolase: MKLTWYGHSTWYVEVAETSLLIDPFFDNPKTEKSPEDIPEPEYLLLTHGHADHIADAGSFTNSTVVATPELAEFVSDEFGHEDTIGMNIGGTVECGDAYVTMHRADHTNGIMTDYSNSGGMPGGFIISDTKPTQVSDSESNTFYHAGDTGLMTEMRDVIGPYLEPDAVALPIGDHFTMGPWQAAIATDWLDADYAFPMHYDTFPPIEQDPEDFKKEVTATGSGTEVVVLDGDETFDLADQ; this comes from the coding sequence ATGAAACTCACCTGGTACGGTCACTCGACGTGGTACGTGGAAGTGGCGGAAACGAGTCTGCTCATCGACCCGTTTTTCGACAATCCGAAAACCGAGAAATCACCTGAAGACATCCCGGAACCGGAGTATCTGTTGCTCACACACGGGCACGCAGACCACATCGCGGACGCCGGGTCCTTTACGAACTCCACGGTCGTCGCGACGCCCGAACTCGCCGAGTTCGTTTCCGACGAGTTCGGCCACGAAGACACCATCGGGATGAACATCGGCGGAACCGTCGAGTGCGGTGACGCCTACGTAACGATGCACCGCGCAGACCACACGAACGGCATCATGACCGACTACTCGAACTCCGGCGGGATGCCCGGTGGATTCATCATCAGTGACACGAAGCCAACGCAGGTGTCCGACTCGGAGAGCAACACCTTCTACCACGCTGGCGACACCGGCCTGATGACCGAGATGCGCGACGTCATCGGCCCGTACCTCGAACCGGACGCCGTCGCCCTGCCAATCGGCGACCACTTCACGATGGGGCCGTGGCAGGCCGCCATCGCGACCGACTGGCTCGACGCAGACTACGCCTTCCCGATGCACTACGACACCTTCCCACCAATCGAACAGGACCCGGAGGACTTCAAGAAGGAAGTGACGGCGACCGGCAGCGGCACAGAAGTCGTCGTTTTGGACGGCGACGAGACGTTCGACCTCGCAGACCAGTAA
- the hisC gene encoding histidinol-phosphate transaminase produces MQPRDLSSHTAYRAGRGIEEVARELGLDPQKLVKLSSNENPHGPSPKAAQAVRDAAPTIHTYPKTSAADLTDALAEKWGVSGDQIWLANGGDGALDYLSRAMLEPGDEVLVTKPGFAYYGMSARYHHGEVNEYPLQKDADFEQTATDVLDHYDGERIIYLTSPHNPTGSEMPLSEVEKVAAGTDDQTLVVVDEAYGEFSETQSAVSLLAERDDIAVLRTFSKAYGIAGLRLGYAVVPDAWADAYARVNTPFAASELACRAGLAALSDDEHVEKSVETAVWAREYIYEHLDAPTWESAGNFVLAEVGDGSKVTRAAQREGIIVRDCSSFGLPECIRITCGTTETTKRAVAVLNEVLAQ; encoded by the coding sequence ATGCAACCACGGGACCTCTCCTCGCACACCGCCTACCGCGCGGGGCGCGGCATCGAGGAGGTCGCACGCGAACTGGGCCTCGACCCCCAGAAGCTGGTGAAACTCTCCTCGAACGAGAACCCACACGGGCCAAGCCCGAAGGCAGCACAGGCGGTCCGCGACGCGGCACCGACGATTCACACCTACCCGAAGACGTCCGCCGCGGACCTGACCGACGCCCTCGCGGAGAAGTGGGGCGTGTCCGGGGACCAGATTTGGCTCGCGAACGGTGGCGACGGGGCGCTCGACTACCTCTCCCGGGCGATGCTCGAACCGGGCGACGAAGTCCTCGTCACGAAACCGGGCTTCGCCTACTACGGCATGAGCGCCCGGTACCACCACGGTGAGGTCAACGAATATCCCCTCCAGAAGGACGCCGACTTCGAGCAGACGGCGACCGACGTCCTCGACCACTACGACGGCGAGCGCATCATCTACCTCACGAGTCCGCACAACCCGACCGGTTCAGAGATGCCGCTCTCAGAAGTCGAGAAGGTCGCAGCGGGAACCGACGACCAGACGCTCGTCGTCGTGGACGAGGCTTACGGTGAGTTCTCCGAGACGCAAAGCGCCGTCTCGTTACTCGCAGAACGTGACGACATCGCTGTCCTCCGAACGTTCTCGAAGGCCTACGGCATCGCTGGCCTGCGACTTGGCTACGCCGTCGTTCCCGACGCGTGGGCCGACGCCTACGCGCGAGTGAACACGCCCTTCGCCGCGAGCGAACTCGCCTGTCGGGCCGGCCTCGCGGCGCTCTCCGACGACGAACACGTCGAGAAATCCGTCGAGACAGCAGTGTGGGCACGCGAGTACATCTACGAGCACCTCGATGCCCCGACGTGGGAGAGTGCCGGCAACTTCGTCCTCGCGGAGGTGGGCGACGGCTCGAAAGTTACCCGTGCCGCCCAGCGCGAGGGCATCATCGTCCGAGACTGTTCGAGTTTCGGTCTGCCTGAGTGTATCCGCATCACATGCGGGACCACGGAGACGACCAAACGCGCCGTTGCGGTGCTAAACGAGGTGCTCGCGCAGTGA
- a CDS encoding alpha/beta fold hydrolase, producing MTVLSRDVKLPNGERIAYREREGETAPLLFIHANFSAASHWNRLFETLDSHFHLLAPDLRGCGGSSYESQVDAVADYSRDLVALVETLDLGPVHVVAWSGGSTIAMQLELLAPELVRSQTFISPVSTRGYPVLQKDESGAVTEPEPLRSREQLANDALQVAPLKIAMETENVAAVREYFETVVFADTVPEAFDLDAHMADVFTQEGFIDFVYANAHFNISPYDNGVNAGTDEARDLEAPTLVLYGDADQVILEKMIDQTLTDLGTDAALIVLPDVGHAAAIEAPERVAKELTTFLSPLEAGMRID from the coding sequence ATGACTGTTCTCTCTCGCGACGTGAAACTACCAAATGGCGAGCGAATCGCCTACCGTGAACGCGAGGGCGAGACCGCACCCCTCCTGTTCATCCACGCGAATTTCTCTGCGGCCAGTCACTGGAACCGGCTGTTCGAAACGCTGGACTCGCACTTTCACCTCCTCGCACCCGACCTTCGTGGCTGTGGCGGGTCGTCCTACGAATCGCAGGTAGACGCTGTCGCCGACTACTCCCGGGACCTCGTGGCTTTGGTCGAAACGCTCGACCTCGGACCGGTACACGTCGTCGCCTGGTCTGGCGGGTCCACCATCGCGATGCAATTGGAACTTCTGGCTCCGGAGCTCGTTCGTTCCCAGACGTTCATCTCGCCGGTCAGTACACGGGGCTATCCGGTCCTGCAGAAAGACGAGTCAGGGGCGGTCACGGAACCCGAACCGCTTAGGAGCCGCGAACAACTGGCGAACGACGCCTTGCAAGTCGCACCGCTCAAAATTGCAATGGAGACGGAGAACGTCGCGGCCGTCCGGGAGTACTTCGAAACCGTCGTCTTCGCCGATACCGTCCCGGAGGCGTTCGATTTGGACGCCCACATGGCCGACGTGTTCACCCAGGAAGGGTTCATCGACTTCGTCTACGCCAACGCCCACTTCAACATTTCGCCGTACGACAATGGCGTCAACGCCGGCACCGACGAGGCTCGCGACCTCGAAGCGCCGACGCTCGTCCTCTACGGGGACGCAGACCAGGTCATCCTGGAGAAGATGATAGACCAGACGCTCACCGACCTGGGCACGGACGCCGCCCTTATCGTCCTGCCGGACGTCGGTCACGCGGCGGCTATCGAGGCTCCAGAGCGCGTCGCGAAGGAACTTACGACGTTTCTCTCCCCGCTCGAAGCAGGTATGCGGATTGATTGA